The DNA segment AACCTGCCGTTTGACCCGATGAGCGGCTGATGCCTCCCCCTGACCATCCCGCCATTCCAGCGCCCCGGATCGGCGTTTTGCTGATCAACCTTGGCACTCCCGACGCGCCGGACGCGGCTGCTGTTCGGCGCTACCTTGCCGAATTCCTGTCGGATCCCCGCGTCATCGAGATTCCTAGCCTGCTCTGGCAGCCAATCCTTCGGGGGATCATTCTGCGCACCCGACCGCGCAAGAGCGCCCATGCCTATGCCCAGGTCTGGCAGGATGAAGGTTCGCCGCTGGCGGCGATCACCGCGCGGCAATCTCGGGCGCTCCAGGCCAGGCTCGGTGAAACTGTGACGGTCGACTGGGCGATGCGATACGGCAATCCCAGCGTCGTGGCTGCCATTGGCCGGCTGGTCGATGCGGGGGTGACGCGCCTGCTCGCGGCCCCGCTTTATCCGCAATATTGCGCCGCCACGACCGCCAGCGCGATGGACGCGACCTTTGCCGCCATCGCCGCGCGCCGCTGGCAGCCGGCGCTGCGCACGCTGCCGCCTTATTATGACGATCCGCTGCATATCCAGGCACTGCTTGTCAGCCTCAAGTCGCAGCTCGCGGCTCTCGATTTCGCACCGGACCGGCTGTTGCTTAGCTTTCATGGAATGCCGGAGCGGACATTGCGGCTTGGCGATCCCTATCACTGCCATTGCCAGAAGACCGCACGCCTAGTCGGGGAACGGGTCGGCCTGCCGACCGACATTGCCTTCCAGTCGCGGTTCGGCAGGGCCAAATGGCTTGAGCCCGCAACTGACACGGTGCTGAAGGCCTATCCGGAGCAGGGCGTCACCAAAATCGCCATTGCGGCCCCCGGCTTTTCCGCCGACTGCCTGGAAACCATCGAGGAGCTTGGCATTCGCGGGCGCGAGGACTTCCTTGCCGCCGGCGGAACCCATTTCGCGCGGCTAGAATGCCTTAACGACAGCGAACAGGGCATCGACATGCTCGACCGGCTGATCCGACGTGAACTTGCCGGATGGTGGCCCACGCCCTAACCCGGGACAACAGGATAAGGCAGGAGAATGTCATGGCGCGAGTGGCGATCGTAACCGGTGGGACGAGAGGGATTGGCGAGGCGATCAGCATCGCGCTCAAGGACATGGGCATGAAGGTCGCGGCCAATTATGCCGGCAACGACGAACGCGCCCGCGAATTTACTGAAAGGACCGGCATCCCCGCCTTCAGATGGGACGTCGCCGACTATGACGCCTGCCAGGAGGGAGTGAAAAAGGTCGAGTCAGAGCTCGGCCCCGTCGACGTGCTGGTCAATAATGCCGGAATTACCCGGGACAGCACGATAAAGCGGCAGAGCCACGAGCAATGGCAGCAAGTGATCGACACCAATCTCGGC comes from the Sphingomonas xanthus genome and includes:
- the hemH gene encoding ferrochelatase, yielding MPPPDHPAIPAPRIGVLLINLGTPDAPDAAAVRRYLAEFLSDPRVIEIPSLLWQPILRGIILRTRPRKSAHAYAQVWQDEGSPLAAITARQSRALQARLGETVTVDWAMRYGNPSVVAAIGRLVDAGVTRLLAAPLYPQYCAATTASAMDATFAAIAARRWQPALRTLPPYYDDPLHIQALLVSLKSQLAALDFAPDRLLLSFHGMPERTLRLGDPYHCHCQKTARLVGERVGLPTDIAFQSRFGRAKWLEPATDTVLKAYPEQGVTKIAIAAPGFSADCLETIEELGIRGREDFLAAGGTHFARLECLNDSEQGIDMLDRLIRRELAGWWPTP